A portion of the Corticium candelabrum chromosome 5, ooCorCand1.1, whole genome shotgun sequence genome contains these proteins:
- the LOC134180460 gene encoding actin-histidine N-methyltransferase-like, translating into MGKKSRRSRQKQPQPESFRPDAEVMRLVEEIFRGTTQPPGEDEWEDFVAIRKLVDQLIDKQSACRASADGHEAVCEDGSRADRFPAFREWLVANGVDVHCVDFIEFPGVGFGVKALTHIKEHEQFLMIPQKLMITAVTASESRLKFFTESDHLLQTMPNVALAVHLVCEQFNPDSFWRPYIDVLPETFATPLYYNVEEIKLLEGSTAYMEAINQSKSIARQYAYLLKLFLKHPEAKHLSVFQRPFTYEDYRWATSCVMTRQNRIPIKDGEDSTLALIPGWDMCNHCEGAITTDFSLAQHCCLCYAMKDFPVGSEVVMCYGPRTNAEFVVNSGFFYDKNPIGRLKIRLGVSKNDHLFGLKTQLLSHLNIPESASFCIVDEQYPITLNLLAFLRVFCMTNDQLLERVQADLSKISSLRSPVSKVSYENEKGVFTFLETRSSLLLRRYKSTVEEDEALLRKGDLTVFATNAVKLRKQEKEILIRTLQFAKSQLEVLNIVLK; encoded by the exons ATGGGAAAGAAAAGTCGTCGATCAAGGCAGAAACAGCCACAACCAGAAAGTTTTAGGCCTGATGCTGAAGTCATGAGATTAGTAGAAGAGATTTTTAGAG GAACGACCCAGCCGCCTGGAGAAGACGAGTGGGAAGACTTTGTTGCTATACGGAAACTTGTAGATCAACTTATTGACAAACAGAGCGCGTGCAGAGCTTCAGCAGATG GGCACGAAGCTGTATGCGAGGATGGCAGTCGGGCAGATCGGTTTCCTGCGTTTAGAGAGTGGTTAGTTGCTAACGGCGTGGATGTGCATTGC GTTGATTTTATTGAGTTTCCTGGTGTTGGATTTGGAGTAAAAGCACTTACTCATATTAAG GAACATGAACAGTTTTTAATGATTCCTCAGAAGCTAATGATCACTGCAGTAACTGCCAGTGAATCTAGACTAAAATTCTTTACAGAATCAGACCACCTATTGCAGACTATGCCTAATGTTGCTCTGGCTGTGCATCTTGTTTGTGAGCAATTTAATCCAGATTCATTCTGGAGACCATATATTGATGTCTTGCCAGAGACGTTTGCAACTCCTTTGTATTACAATGTTGAAGAGATTAAGTTACTTGAAGGAAGTACAGCTTACATGGAAGCTATAAATCAGTCAAAGAGTATTGCCAGACAATATGCATATCTCCTGAAATTGTTTCTTAAGCACCCAGAAGCCAAGCATCTTTCTGTGTTCCAACGACCATTTACATATGAAGATTACAG ATGGGCTACATCATGTGTAATGACAAGGCAAAATAGAATTCCTATCAAGGATGGAGAGGACTCTACTTTGGCTCTTATACCTGGATGGGACATGTGTAATCATTGCGAAGGAGCC ATAACAACTGATTTCTCTCTTGCTCAGCACTGCTGTTTATGCTATGCCATGAAGGATTTTCCTGTTGGCTCTGAG GTTGTCATGTGTTATGGTCCTAGGACAAATGCTGAATTTGTTGTGAACTCTGGATTTTTTTATGACAAGAACCCAATTGGAAGACTTAAGATTCGACTAG GTGTAAGCAAAAATGATCATCTTTTCGGATTAAAAACTCAACTTTTGTCTCATCTTAATATTCCAGA GTCTGCTTcattttgtattgttgatgAACAGTATCCAATCACATTGAATTTATTGGCGTTTCTACGAGTATTCTGTATGACTAATG ATCAGTTGTTGGAAAGAGTGCAGGCAGATCTCTCAAAGATCTCATCCTTACGAAGCCCAGTAAGTAAGGTTAGTTATGAGAACGAGAAAGGTGTCTTCACGTTTTTGGAAACGAG ATCATCACTGCTACTTCGTCGGTATAAATCTACTGTTGAA GAAGATGAGGCATTGTTGAGGAAGGGGGATCTAACAGTCTTTGCTACAAATGCAGTCAAGTTGCGTAAACAAGAAAAAGAGATTCTGATCCGGACACTGCAATTTGCAAAGTCGCAGCTTGAAGTATTGAACATAGTATTGAAATAG
- the LOC134180462 gene encoding lysophosphatidylserine lipase ABHD12-like: MRQRRVVDSEDSGSQCQTSEASNITLVRRNSSSCVRRFFITITVSYCVCLVALKYSRVVQDGIIYLHWIRSPYFRNLSNPSEYGVERARNVYVPGRNGSYLGVWQIAPSTSQVSDKVESNEDFDALLSNGMPIVLYLHGNMGTRGTYHRVDLYQILASLGYHVITLDYAGFGDSPGWPTERGMADDARLVWEWTKMRGDRSRMYVWGHSLGSAATTLLVRQLCDEGQGPDGVVLEAPITSVEDAAMSHPLSLPFRYLPFFRSLFLSSLPEKFNSVSRVGDLTCPILIVHGLLDKIIPIEQGEEMYRAAVSKRSDPSQVYFEVFHEAGHRQIKSFSKLRSILKQFIPRS; encoded by the exons ATGCGACAACGACGTGTAGTTGACAGCGAAGACAGCGGCAGTCAGTGTCAAACTTCAGAAGCTTCTAATATCAC GCTTGTGAGACGAAACAGCTCTAGTTGCGTTCGTCGTTTTTTCATTACAATAACAGTAAGCTATTGCGTTTGTTTGGTTGCACTGAAGTACAGCAGAGTGGTACAAGATGGAATTATTTATCTACACTGGA TTCGAAGTCCATATTTTAGAAATCTGTCTAATCCGTCTGAATATGGTGTTGAAAGAGCAAGAAATGTTTATGTTCCTGGTCGAAATGGAAGTTACCTGGgagtctg GCAAATAGCACCCAGTACTTCTCAAGTTTCTGACAAAGTGGAGAGCAATGAAGACTTTGATGCTCTGCTGAGTAATGGAATGCCAATTGTTCTATATCTGCATGGCAACATGGGCACAAG GGGAACATATCATAGAGTTGATTTGTACCAG ATTTTGGCATCTCTAGGTTATCACGTGATAACTCTAGATTATGCAG GATTTGGAGATTCTCCAGGGTGGCCAACCGAAAGAG GAATGGCTGATGATGCAAGGTTGGTATGGGAGTGGACGAAGATGCGAGGTGACAGGAGCCGGATGTATGTGTGGGGTCATTCACTAGGAAGCGC GGCTACAACATTGCTTGTTAGACAACTGTGTGATGAAG GTCAAGGGCCAGACGGTGTCGTGTTAGAAGCACCAATAACAAGTGTTGAAGATGCTGCCATGAGCCATCCGCTTTCTCTTCCTTTTCGCTATCTTCCCTTTTTCCGTTCTCTGTTTCTTTCTTCACTGCCGGAAAAATTTAATTCAGTTAGCAG GGTTGGTGATCTCACATGCCCAATTCTAATAGTGCATGGCTTATTGGATAAAATAATTCCTATCGAGCAAGGAGAAGAG ATGTACAGAGCTGCCGTGTCTAAGAGGTCAGATCCTTCTCAAGTCTACTTTGAGGTATTTCATGAGGCAGGGCACAGGCAAATAAAGAGCTTTTCAAAGTTGCGCTCAATCCTGAA ACAATTTATTCCTCGATCATGA
- the LOC134180461 gene encoding uncharacterized protein LOC134180461, with the protein MAEEGIIVHKGCLAISKRQVLKTRKKRWFVLQQQPGVNQSSSFSLRFYKDHSCTILDGEIHLSSVSSLTSSQKRSFQLMTKARRTYDLKADNEREKIVWMAKIQEIMSQQSYYVQMTSCQQVFPLDRLLCVTQGDLVLMCPVTSLPTHSWKVVSLHSFGTSGPQLWLQQCKGCNQETASDPVFLTIGSGASACEEIFEQVCAVACGTGSQDKNVLSQSDTVTGHTKTFYLAAHQGHEQHSPSPTPQHGQAVFLNRALSPDTLATNTSVSDDKWSSRSVSCDHPDSGFSTRSNSGVLTTAMPPILHHHHESAVRQGSLPISSHHRPTRSRLQKGSLPLLDYPVSSASCGSLDAYKRSTDYGDEPLGPHYDNRDTEDVFVFMTCPASQFPPSKKLVTARSHSDAWPQMMKNTKILTTARTHSHLIIGSTAARQHPPPSPPIPPRPAKTLVPSTIPKRKCPSE; encoded by the exons ATGGCCGAAGAAGGAATTATAGTACACAAAGGATGTCTAGCCATCTCTAAACGACAAGTTCTAAAG ACCCGTAAGAAAAGATGGTTCGTGCTACAACAACAACCCGGTGTCAATCAG AGTTCGTCGTTTTCTCTTCGCTTCTACAAAGATCACTCGTGCACAATCCTCGATGGAGAGATACATCTCTCAAGCGTCTCTAGTCTCACATCATCTCAGAAGCGCTCTTTCCAGTTGATGACAAAGGCAAGAAGAACGTACGACTTGAAAGCCGACAATGAACGGGAGAAAATCGTTTGGATGGCAAAGATACAGGAAATCATGAGCCAAC AATCATATTACGTGCAAATGACGTCGTGTCAACAAGTCTTCCCGTTGGACCGTCTTCTTTGTGTTACCCAAGGAGATCTCGTGCTCATGTGTCCTGTTACTTCGCTTCCAACTCACAGCTGGAAGGTTGTCAGTCTACACTCGTTTGGCACCAGTGGACCTCAACTGTGGTTGCAGCAATGTAAAGGGTGCAATCAAGAGACTGCATCGGATCCTGTCTTTCTGACCATTGGATCGGGTGCCTCTGCTTGCGAGGAAATATTTGAACAAGTCTGCGCTGTTGCTTGTGGAACTGGATCGCAAGATAAAAATGTCTTGTCACAATCAGACACTGTCACTGGACACACAAAAACATTTTATCTAGCTGCTCATCAAGGGCATGAACAACATTCACCCTCTCCAACTCCACAACATGGTCAGGCTGTGTTTCTAAACAGAGCATTGTCACCAGACACATTAGCTACTAATACGTCAGTATCTGATGACAAGTGGTCGTCCAGGTCTGTCAGCTGTGATCATCCTGACTCTGGTTTCAGTACCCGATCCAACTCGGGAGTGCTCACTACTGCAATGCCTCCAATACTTCACCATCACCACGAGTCAGCAGTGAGACAAGGTAGTCTTCCCATCTCATCCCATCATAGGCCTACTCGCAGTCGACTACAAAAAGGCAGCCTTCCACTGCTCGACTACCCAGTCTCATCGGCCAGCTGTGGTTCTCTAGATGCCTACAAGAGATCTACAGACTATGGAGATGAACCTCTGGGGCCACACTATGACAATCGTGATACAGAAGATGTGTTCGTATTCATGACCTGCCCTGCATCACAATTCCCGCCTTCCAAGAAACTGGTAACTGCAAGGTCACATTCAGATGCCTGGCCGCAGATGATgaagaatacaaaaatactGACTACGGCACGAACCCACTCACACTTAATCATCGGATCCACTGCAGCAAGACAGCATCCTCCTCCAAGTCCCCCCATCCCACCCAGACCAGCGAAGACATTGGTACCATCTACCATACCAAAGAGAAAGTGCCCATCAGAATAA